TTTTGAATATTATTGACTTATGATTGTATCTGATCCTTTGAACAATTATATCAATAAGAACACTGGAGAACAGTAAATGCACCTGAGTCACATTCTGGTGCAATACCTTTGCAAAACATGTAAAGATAATTTTGCGACAGTGTGGTTCGGAATATTTTGCATTTCTCTGCTATATCTTGCACAGGATCTACGGAAAAATGTAGTGGCAAATAGATGACCAGTTACGTTATGACTTTAGTTATTGTTTTCAAACAGCAAAATATTTGTAAAACAGATGCCCTACAAGATTTGACAGAAGAAATATGCTTATAATACTTAGTACTGAAAGAAGTTTAACAAGTTATTGGAAATGAAAATTAACAATAGTGCAGTAATGACTGGCTAAATGTCTCCATCAACATTATGTGTAAATTATCTGATGGTTACAATATTGCTGTTTGGTGAGTACAAAATAATTGCTGTATTTCCTATATTTATAACAGTTTTATTGGCTATAGAATACTTTGAAACATCCTGTGATTGAGATCGTCGCTACTTTAAAAATGCAGGTTTTTGAATAGTTGCTTTGCGTTCTGAAATTTTGAAGACTGTGGAGTGTGTGGTgtatttttgtttgcattttaaaaaaatttatagAAATCAAGGCCTTGGAGAATACGACTGAAGATACCAATTTATAAATTGGTTCATTGtttatcatagaatagaatcatagaatccctacaatccATTGAGTccaccacaccgaccctccaaagagcatcccatccagacccactcctctatctatccctgtaactctgcattttccagatTTTGCAAACAGTAAATTGTAATCTTATTGCAGCTGTGTATCATTTCAGGGTTTTTTGAGGTGGCCATATATTTGTGTATGTAAATAATATAACAAATGGTATGAAAAACTATTTCAAAAACTACTTCCCAGTTAAATTGAAAAAGGACaaggggcacaggttcaaattaacaaaaaaaaacaactttacaATTATGCATCATTCTTATCTCAAACTGTTGAGTAATGGAGgcaaatatgtttaaacattaagCAGCAACTTGATTTTATGATGAGTGGGATGTAGGTTCTTTCTGGATGAATGACATAAAAAAGGCTAAATCACCCTTCTGGTTTATATAGAGTAAATTTATGACCTCTTACAATGCAGTTTTAAGTAAAAATGTTTAGTCATTCACAGCTGTTTGTGATTGTGTTTGCAGATTTTACTGGTTACCAATCTCTGAACGAATCCAATGTCAAACCGAGTATACGCAGATccaaaaggcaattatgatgactATCAGTATCCAGTAGTATTTTTACCACCATATGAAAATCCACCTCCTTGGATCCCTTTGCAGGAGGTAACTGTGTTGCTTATGTTTAAATTTTGGTAATCTGTGCTTGATTGGTGTAGTAACTAGGATTCGAGAATTGACTTTGGCACATCCGGACAAgtatgatttaattttttttaaaactgcgaGAATGAGATATGATGGAAGTTAGGATGCAAGCAGCAAAGTAATTCTTTAGTTTATGGATGGTAGATTGTGGGAGGTCGGTCAGGAGTACATTGGGATAGCTGAGTCtcgagtgttttttaaaaaaacaaatgaggGTTTTAGCAGGTGAGAGCAATATTATGAAAGTGAAATTGGCACAGTTCGTAGTGGAAGCAGGTGGTCAGAAGCTTGTCTATGGGTCAAATATGACCTCAACTTAGCAATATGTTCTGATTTATATGCCAGGAAGAGTGATGGAGTTTTTGTGGAGACTGGAAAAATGATGTcagtctttttttattatttggaacAAATTTATGCTCCTGCAGAAAATCAGGATATCAGATCATTAGTCTGATAATTTAACAACTAGAGGAGTTGGGAGGGATATTGGAATAGTGTATGTTTAGCTGGGTGTTAAAATGCATTTCAAAGCTACCATTATGCTTTGAGAAGTCTCCTGAAATGTGTATCAATGAGAATTGAGTGGGTTCGAAGGATAAGTTATTTGGGTACACCAAAGGTTTTTGGGAGCTGGAGAAGAAGCCATCTCAAATTATAATGGAACTAGGTGAGAACAGTCTCATCCAACAGGATGGGAGTGCAGTGGTCAACCACTTCAAGAACATCAGACcgatccagaaggacaaggagagATAGATTGTGGCTTTGCCACAGACCATTTATAATTTTTTGATAACAGTAGTTTTGATAACAGTAGGTTAGTTAAGGAGCAAAATTCTGATTGAAGGAATTCACAAATGGAGTCCTGGAAAGATTGGCACCAATTTACGAGTTATTGACCAATATATGGAATGTGAAGTGATTGAAGGCCATCTTTGAGGACCTTttggaaaagaaagaaatgtgAGAGATTAGATGGCAGTTTGTAAGGGCAAATGAGATTAAAGGTTTGTTTTTGAGAAAAAGGTGATgactttaaatattttctaatcaacttgttaaTGCACATGTGGATAGGGTTGAACCAAGCCTCCTGACACAAAGGTAAGcatgctaccactgtgccacaagagccctcaacAGTGATGATTGTAGATTTAAAGGAAAGATGAGCAAAACCTAGAAAAATAGTGTCAACTTAATTTTGATCAACATAGGGACCTAGAGGGTAAATTAGGTGGTTGTCAATTTAGGGAGTAGAATCAAGGAAGAAGAAATTGAATCTTGGGAAAGAGATGTGCTTGTACATGTGTTGGGAATATCACATTCATAATTTATGTTTTTTAATGTATCTAAAAGTTTAAGCAGTAGATGAATGGTTGTATCAAGTTGAGAAACTGATAAACAAATGTGATACAAATGACCATGCATTTATTGCATTTGAAATAGCCTGTGATTATTCAGCAAGTTCAGAAGTGATGTGGAAATGCTTGGATAGTAAATTATTCATTGTTAGGTTTGTGGTAGAGCCAGAGGGTCACCATTTCCTTCAATGAAAAGTTTAAATTAAGTATTAAATTCTTAGGAGGAGAGCGATTAGGGTACTTGGTCAATAAGGAAGTTGTTTTCTCGGGGCAAAGTTCTGGATAAATGATTGCAAAATCTATGGACTATACAAATTATTCATATGGGTTACAGAATCAGTTTTGTTGAAGGTAAAATATCTAAATTTGCACTTCAGTTTGAGGTTGTCTCAAAGTGTATAATACTGTTGTAGAGATGGGTTAAGAAGGTTGAGGTTTTTGGGATTTTGCTCAGAAAGCAGGCAGTCAGTTTtcgaataaaagaaaaatagtgagatgctggagatccgaacaTAAcagtgctggataaactcagcagttctagcagcatctgtgtagaaagAGTTACTATTTGAGTTCAGTGACTTTTGAACTGGTTTGGTCAGAGTTTTTGATTTGATGTGGACTGTAGTTCAATAGATTGAGAGCTACTGGTTCTTATATAGATCAAATATTTAAAGTTATGGAATGTGAAGTGATTGAAGGCCATCTTTATTATTATGAGGAAAACATCTATAGCGGTTTTGAGCTTTCTGTCATAAGGCTCTGTTGAATTAGCTTGAAAGACTTAGAATGTGGTTTGGTACCTGCTCGCAATCAGAGCAAGAGATAAGACATCCTCAGCCATGAAGCCTTAATGGAAGGTTGGAGCATTGCTTAACCAAAACCTTAATGGAAGGACCCTCATAATATTTTACTGCTGAGAAAACTGTAACACTGAGGGACATTGAAGTGCATTTTGGAGTGGGGTAACATAATTGTGGGTTGCTGCTAAGAAACGTGAATGCACTTATGAAATCTTGATTCAACCTTGGATGGAAATAATAAGGAGAATTGGAGTTATAGCATAGGTCTTTAAGCTATATTGGTAAGTTGCTGGAGTTGCTTTAAATACAATaatttttcaaattgttttaaaactgtGAAATCTTGTATAACTTAGTTTAGCTAATTACTAGGAATTTGGATTTCTCTTTAAATGTTAGTGGTCTCCAAAGGGATCATTGCATGAGATAAGAAGCCTTGCTTTACTGTGGTAAGTGATGTTGCAAAATTAGGTATGAACCTGATTTTTGATTTTTTAGGGAATGAAGAATACAGtgtatgtgatttttttttaattgaaactaGCTTTTATTTGATTCTTTTAGAGGTTACATCACTCAGATTACAACAATGAACTGATCCAGTTTTTACCTCGAATAATCCAGTTGAAGAAACCCTCTGGAGCTCAGGTATTAACTCTTCATACCTAAGTAAGTATTTGTAAATTAAAGGAAATTATTAAGCTCTGAGTGCTTTGTGGATGCAGTGTTTCAGCTTTAATGTTAATATTTTTGCCCTCATTTTTATCCAATAATGGTTGGGTACTCAACCAGTTTAAAAGGATAATTAAATGGATTGCAAAGGTTTGAGTTGGTATACTGCAGGTTGACAGTTTGATACTATAACTgccacaggcagtgagttccttAGTTTGATATCCAGGCGATTGGTTACTACTTCAGTAATGAGGAAGAAAAGAATGTCTGAGACAACCCCATCACAGACCATGTTTTCCAGTCTCCCATGGCATAATAAATTTGAATAAGTTACTGGGAACACAGTTTCACATTGGTCTAATGGTTATCGGGGATTCTTGGTGAAATGAGTTCGAAACAGCCACATCTTTGTTCTTAGAGGGATGAACTGTTTTTAATTTGGCAGTGTTCCTTTGAATGATGCTCCAATTTATCTTTTTTGATGTGGCTACTTTATAGAGTTAACTTGGGGAGAAGGAAATGTATAGTTGAAAATTAGCTCTGATTGTCAAGCATCGCTTTGAGTGCAGCCCAAAGTTGATCCACTAGAAATTAAAACAGTGGCAATACAATATGGAATTTTGGTGTTGTGACTGATCCAGCCTACGGTGCTAAAGCTGATTGTCAGCTAGGACATTAACTGTTGCAGTGGATTCTTGGTAGGGCTTTGTCTAAGGATTAATGTAATACTGGTTTGGAAATTCTGTAAATCTGATGTTTCACAAAAttaattgtgtttttgttttttgcagcTGGGATTCAACATCCGAGGGGGCAAGGCCTCTCAGCTTGGCATCTTCATATCTAAGGTTTGTATTCATCATTCAAGTATGCTACAGTTTTATGTTCTTCTGTTGAGTATTATGTCCAAGTTAGAATCTTGGAGTTTTACACTGAGTAAAAACAAAGGCATAGGACTCGATCTATTGGCTAAGGAGTGACAACTATTCAGGGAATAACTTGAGGAATTCTGATATAAAAAGTCAGttgtttaaaatgttaacatttagtatttaaattcaattcaagctGATGGATGGAAGTCTCTCTTGTCCACTGACCTTTAGAGTCTGCTATGAAATTAATTTGGGTGGCCTCAGTCCTATCCCTCAGGGTCATAACACCATAGTGGATGATTTCCTAATTCAGTGGTGGATTGGTAATGTCACTCGTGGAGGCTGTGGaatattgggaaaaaaaatttgGGATCAATGTGTCAACAATGCACCTCAATCTTAGAGTGGAAGATCTAACACATTTATGGACACAAAcactcttccctttccctttttatGCACCACTCCTGGCTGTGGCAAAGGTCAGTTGTTGATGTTCTGCAGATCTCTGCTAGTATATAGATGACTTCATATTAAATAAGAATGGCCATGTGTGTTCAGGCGTGTTCTTGATTACAAACCCAAGAGTAAGTAATTGCCTTTTATCATAGGTGATTCCTGATTCCGATGCAGATCATGCAGGGCTGCAGGAGGGCGATCAGGTCCTTGCAGTGAATGACATTGACTTCCAGGACATAGAGCATAGCAAGGTAAGTTCCAGAGCAGAGAAATGTATCTATGTGAACTCTTAAGACTAAACATCTTTGTAACACTGAAAGTTTGTAACATCAGTTCAGGTTATGCGATATGAACCACTGTTCAGTGATAACAGTTAATGATAATAGTGTCCCTTCCACGTGATTGATCTTTTTCAGTTCAGGGCCTGACCGCAACACCAGTATCCTAACTTGCTGCATAGATTAAAGTTCAGAGGAATATAAATGATGATTGTTATTCCTTAATGTAATTAAATCAGTTAACATTAGACATAGCAGTGCTAATGGATGGATTCTGTTCAGATAACTTGCATTTATTGTTGaaacaaaatattgtttttcTCCACTCACAGAAACAATCGccttctgttttcctttcagacCTTTGTTCTTGTTAAGTTATGTGTTTTTCTGTTGTATAGGCTGTTGAGATCCTGAAATCTGCCAAAGAAATTACCATGAGGGTTCGTTACTTTCCATACAGTGAGTACTTTCCATACAGTGATAGGAATTAGGATTGTGAGTAAACCATGAAGTCAGTTTTTGCCTTCATAAATGGAATATTGCTGATCTCAAGACAGTTTATCTGCCTTTGCGTTTGAACCTTCTCGCTTCATGTACTTATGTAACTCAAATATACATGAAAACTTAGATGACCTGTCATCCACAGCTTTTCTGGAAGAGTTCCAGATTTTGACAGTCTTTTATATGAACAGCTGCTTCCTGATCTTTTAGAATGAATCTCCTGACCCTCATTTTAATTTTATGCCCTCCTGTCCTGGATTTCCACATTTGAAAGAATAGAGTTTCTTAATTAACCCTTGTTGAATCTTTTAGGGGTTGAGGGGTCATCCCGCTAAAGAAtttgggacagtggttagcactgctgtctcatagcaccagggaccagggttcaattacAGCCTTTGGCAATtgtatggagtttacatgttTTTCCCATGTCTGTacaggtttcctccaagtgctctgatttcctcccacagtctaaagatatgcaagttagatgaattggccatgctaaatcgtccaTAATctgcagggatgtgcagactgggtggactagccatggtaaTTGTGGTGTATGGGGATAGGGTCAGGGGCtaggtctggatggggtgctcATTGGAGGGCcgttgcagacttgatgggccaaatgacttaatTCTGCACAAGGGATTTTATGAACTGTGGCAAGCTGAGTTTGGCAAGGGATAGTTAGAGGTCATCCATCANNNNNNNNNNNNNNNNNNNNNNNNNNNNNNNNNNNNNNNNNNNNNNNNNNNNNNNNNNNNNNNNNNNNNNNNNNNNNNNNNNNNNNNNNNNNNNNNNNNNNNNNNNNNNNNNNNNNNNNNNNNNNNNNNNNNNNNNNNNNNNNNNNNNNNNNNNNNNNNNNNNNNNNNNNNNNNNNNNNNNNNNNNNNNNNNNNNNNNNNNNNNNNNNNNNNNNNNNNNNNNNNNNNNNNNNNNNNNNNNNNNNNNNNNNNNNNNNNNNNNNNNNNNNNNNNNNNNNNNNNNNNNNNNNNNNNNNNNNNNNNNNNNNNNNNNNNNNNNNNNNNNNNNNNNNNNNNNNNNNNNNNNNNNNNNNNNNNNNNNNNNNNNNNNNNNNNNNNNNNNNNNNNNNNNNNNNNNNNNNNNNNNNNNNNNNNNNNNNNNNNNNNNNNNNNNNNNNNNNNNNNNNNNNNNNNNNNNNNNNNNNNNNNNNNNNNNNNNNNNNNNNNNNNNNNNNNNNNNNNNNNNNNNNNNNNNNNNNNNNNNNNNNNNNNNNNNNNNNNNNNNNNNNNNNNNNNNNNNNNNNNNNNNNNNNNNNNNNNNNNNNNNNNNNNNNNNNNNNNNNNNNNNNNNNNNNNNNNNNNNNNNNNNNNNNNNNNNNNNNNNNNNNNNNNNNNNNNNNNNNNNNNNNNNNNNNNNNNNNNNNNNNNNNNNNNNNNNNNNNNNNNNNNNNNNNNNNNNNNNNNNNNNNNNNNNNNNNNNNNNNNNNNNNNNNNNNNNNNNNNNNNNNNNNNNNNNNNNNNNNNNNNNNNNNNNNNNNNNNNNNNNNNNNNNNNNNNNNNNNNNNNNNNNNNNNNNNNNNNNNNNNNNNNNNNNNNNNNNNNNNNNNNNNNNNNNNNNNNNNNNNNNNNNNNNNNNNNNNNNNNNNNNNNNNNNNNNNNNNNNNNNNNNNNNNNNNNNNNNNNNNNNNNNNNNNNNNNNNNNNNNNNNNNNNNNNNNNNNNNNNNNNNNNNNNNNNNNNNNNNNNNNNNNNNNNNNNNNNNNNNNNNNNNNNNNNNNNNNNNNNNNNNNNNNNNNNNNNNNNNNNNNNNNNNNNNNNNNNNNNNNNNNNNNNNNNNNNNNNNNNNNNNNNNNNNNNNNNNNNNNNNNNNNNNNNNNNNNNNNNNNNNNNNNNNNNNNNNNNNNNNNNNNNNNNNNNNNNNNNNNNNNNNNNNNNNNNNNNNNNNNNNNNNNNNNNNNNNNNNNNNNNNNNNNNNNNNNNNNNNNNNNNNNNNNNNNNNNNNNNNNNNNNNNNNNNNNNNNNNNNNNNNNNNNNNNNNNNNNNNNNNNNNNNNNNNNNNNNNNNNNNNNNNNNNNNNNNNNNNNNNNNNNNNNNNNNNNNNNNNNNNNNNNNNNNNNNNNNNNNNNNNNNNNNNNNNNNNNNNNNNNNNNNNNNNNNNNNNNNNNNNNNNNNNNNNNNNNNNNNNNNNNNNNNNNNNNNNNNNNNNNNNNNNNNNNNNNNNNNNNNNNNNNNNNNNTGATGGATGACCTCTAACTATCCCTTGCCAAACTCAGCTTGCCACAGTTCATAAAATCCCTTGTGCAGAattaagtcatttggcccatcaagtctgcaacgGCCCTCCAATgagcaccccatccagacctaGCCCCTGACCCTATCCCCATACACCACAAttaccatggctagtccacccagtctgcacatccctgcagATTAtggacgatttagcatggccaattcatctaacttgcatatctttagactgtgggaggaaatcagagcacttggaggaaacctgtACAGACATGGGAAAaacatgtaaactccatacaATTGCCAAAGGCTgtaattgaaccctggtccctggtgctatgagacagcagtgctaac
Above is a window of Chiloscyllium plagiosum isolate BGI_BamShark_2017 chromosome 15, ASM401019v2, whole genome shotgun sequence DNA encoding:
- the pdzd11 gene encoding PDZ domain-containing protein 11; its protein translation is MSNRVYADPKGNYDDYQYPVVFLPPYENPPPWIPLQERLHHSDYNNELIQFLPRIIQLKKPSGAQLGFNIRGGKASQLGIFISKVIPDSDADHAGLQEGDQVLAVNDIDFQDIEHSKAVEILKSAKEITMRVRYFPYNFRRQKERTVH